A stretch of DNA from Nocardioides sp. Arc9.136:
GAGGGTGTGGTCGAGCAGCAGCGCGGAGACGCCGCCGTGCACGCAGCCCGGCGGCCCCTGGTACGGCAGTCCCAGCGTCGCCCGCCCCTCGATCGACCCGTCGGGCAGGCCGCGCAGCGGCAGCGGCGGCGCGACGGCGTTCTCCGGCCCGGTGACCGGGTCGTGCCGGGTGACGCCCTCGCCGCCCCACATGTCGACGAGCCGCTGCTCGGTGGTCGGTGCGTGCTGCTCGAGGTGCTCGGCGACCTCGGTGAGCCGGGCGGCCACCTCCGTCATCTCGGCCGGGGAGGACCCGCCGGCGTGCAGCAGGGCGGCCACCACGCGGCGTGCCGCGGCGACGGCCGCGTCCACCCCGGCGTTGCTCGGGGTGGCGGTCAGGACGGGTCGCTCGGTCACGGGTGGCTCCTGTCGATGAGGTCGTGCGCAGGATGGCACTGCGTCCTCGCGGGGTCCGCCGCCGCCCCGGCCGGGACGGCGTCCCGGGGTGAACGGACCACCACCGGCCTCACCTGGCGCGGGGCGAGAACGCCGCGAGGGGCTCGGAGCCGGACCAGTCGTGGCCCCAGTAGGAGTCCGCGGTGATCTCCTCGGCGGTGTACCAGTCCTCGTCGACGAGGGCCCCCTCCGTGCCGTACTCCAGGTCCCATCCGCCGGGGGCGCGGAC
This window harbors:
- a CDS encoding PaaI family thioesterase codes for the protein MTERPVLTATPSNAGVDAAVAAARRVVAALLHAGGSSPAEMTEVAARLTEVAEHLEQHAPTTEQRLVDMWGGEGVTRHDPVTGPENAVAPPLPLRGLPDGSIEGRATLGLPYQGPPGCVHGGVSALLLDHTLGVANHWAGVSGMTGTLTLRYHRPTPLFEELVVRARQVSVDGRKIRTTGEIVAGGEVCVSADGLFVDKHLPRPGRG